The genome window tactcagcaacgtgatacctctataattgctgcactgtgtgatatctccctttttatgtatgagacagataatgtctcttttccaatcgtcaggcattgatccgccgtcccatactttgagcattagttgatgaaccacttggtgtaattggtcgcctccatatttaaccaattcggctgtaattccatcggctcctggggacttatggttttttagctgatgaactgcacggactgtttctcctaaagttggtggtggcagtatttgtccatcgtcttcagttggcgggacctctaactcgccgatgttctggttgttcagtagctcatcaaaatactcaatccagcgctccaatatgcccattctgtcggaaatcagatttccctctttgtctcggcaggatgaacgtcGAGGTGcataggcttcatcctgttgacttgttgctaaaacttgcgagcttggtgcggttgctccctgcacttttcgagttcacagacttattggttctcacAAAACAAGAGCGAAGTAAATTTTTAGGGTCCTGGATCTGAGtggaataaaattaatcatGAAAAGTGATCGAGTTACCATGTGTTGAGTTGAGTGACGAAGAAACCCAACATATGAACTTTTAGTTGTCACCGAAGAATTTAATGGCACTGGTATTATTCTCTATTTCAGCTTGGCTGGTTTGGTGCTGCATTTGGCTACAACTTCACACACATCTGCATATCAAGGCTCATAGTTGGATTATCTGGAGGCTGTGCATTAACTGTACTCCCCCTATTTCTCATAGAAATTTCCAAGACAAAACACATTGAAGGTGCCTACATTACTACGTACATTTTCCAAGGATTTGGAATTATGTTTGGATATATCTTCGGTACATTCGCTGATGTCATAGTGACGGCAATAGCTGGACTGGTTATTTCCGTTCTATTCTCACTGTGCTTTCCCTTCGTACAAGAAAGTCCTTATCACTACCTGAAGAAAAACGACATGACAATGCTGGAGAAGTCAGTAAGATACTTTCGAGCTATTCGGGACTTAGATCAAAGATCGCTTCCTGAATTTCTAGCTGAAGTTGATAAATTTAGACAGAATAGAAAATTAATGAATGGAAATTCCGTGCCCAAGAAGAACGGAGTGGAAAATCGAGTCGTATATGACGATGGAAGTAGTCCAAGAAAAGTTAAATCATTCGTATCCTGCCTGATCCTTGTGATAACTTCACAACTATGCGGTTTActaacaattttaaattattcgtCATTTATTTTCGGAAGTGTAGGATCTGCGCTGCCAGTGTATGTATCCTCCATATTGCTGGGAGCTGCCACATTCGTAGGAGGACTTTTATCTATACTCATTGCAACGTGTTCATGGAGAAAGGTAAATTCTATATCTTCGAAAGTGAAAGTGGTATTATAACATTTAGTTTTGCTTTACAGTTCATCATCTCAGCATTTTCGCTACTCATTGGGTTTTGCTTAGCAACGATAGGATGTTTTGTCTACACGGAAGGATGGACCGTCAGTAGCGTCGATATGAACTGGGTGCCACTTGTTTGTCTGGTTTTATATGTTTTGCTCACGAGTGCTAGTATTTATCCAATGACGTTCATAGTTATCGCCGAAGTGTTCTCCCACaaggtaatttttcatttttcat of Hermetia illucens chromosome 4, iHerIll2.2.curated.20191125, whole genome shotgun sequence contains these proteins:
- the LOC119654454 gene encoding facilitated trehalose transporter Tret1; translation: MCGPKPYGSFFVYFAAFLGSFLTISYGFMFGMTPPTLLLYKSEYTPLSNGPLSNDSISWITTYLCMGAAFGAVFFKHLSDCFGRRATLMLAGIIQNLGWFGAAFGYNFTHICISRLIVGLSGGCALTVLPLFLIEISKTKHIEGAYITTYIFQGFGIMFGYIFGTFADVIVTAIAGLVISVLFSLCFPFVQESPYHYLKKNDMTMLEKSVRYFRAIRDLDQRSLPEFLAEVDKFRQNRKLMNGNSVPKKNGVENRVVYDDGSSPRKVKSFVSCLILVITSQLCGLLTILNYSSFIFGSVGSALPVYVSSILLGAATFVGGLLSILIATCSWRKFIISAFSLLIGFCLATIGCFVYTEGWTVSSVDMNWVPLVCLVLYVLLTSASIYPMTFIVIAEVFSHKMADMVGSFYYLLHWVLGLLLIKFHFCIVDCIGLDIYFWIFSSFCIFQSVVLVFILPKKPQRNL